One segment of Tetrapisispora phaffii CBS 4417 chromosome 1, complete genome DNA contains the following:
- the MDM36 gene encoding Mdm36p (similar to Saccharomyces cerevisiae MDM36 (YPR083W); ancestral locus Anc_3.387) — translation MFPCRTWSVKRNINWVSITLSLFALLRMDIDVVILYLEKISYLKKLQLTSLMKFKNKIHFRHLDLNKKEESHFNTVFSIIEQNNELIKGKDKCHSITTIASCLNTLENSFDKLSLIKTYILQRTDNLKDISIFLNDSNVMLLYEIWKYLCKNLNLMKFYFTLLFIKTKSTIMNNELLLLKKYILESNERDGYGNSVMRTIESFLEYFEDFLLELTAEITNIDNGITRGGEIDLDDKYNYYVPSLIQIQEYYDMSNFTCLLLDIQLILQRERFTDSFGVESLSIETNSIHSDPSTLTPSLSENIAHFENGLFENGKHEKYSSQFRTHRRLSSSEITEVSLSSPISRLGESSILQKEMPRLLKNFSTIDKLNHLVTETELPDKNVKKNIDQLLMLNSDMSSMNNFKKMQNSSLEKNIIKNLNLQNNILSNIHGLKTYEPTKK, via the coding sequence ATGTTTCCCTGTCGTACTTGGTCAGTAAAGAGAAACATTAATTGGGTGAGCATAACATTGAGTTTGTTTGCATTACTAAGGATGGATATTGACGTTGTAATTTTGTATCTCGAGAAGATTTCTTACttgaagaaattacaattaaCAAGTTTGATGAAGTTTAAAAACAAGATTCATTTTAGACATTTGGATTTGaataagaaagaagaaagtCATTTCAATACTGTATTTAGTATTATCGAACAAAATAATGAGCTGATAAAAGGTAAAGATAAGTGTCACAGTATCACAACAATTGCATCTTGTCTAAATACTTTGGAAAATTCTTTCGATAAACTAAGTCTGATAAAAacatatattttacaaagAACTGATAACTTAAAAGATATATcgatttttttgaatgatTCTAATGTAATGCTACTGTATGAAATCTGGAAATATTTATGtaagaatttaaatttaatgaagtTCTATTTCAccttattatttattaaaacaaaatctACAATTATGAATAATGagttgttattattaaagaaatatatattggaATCTAATGAACGTGATGGTTATGGGAATAGTGTTATGAGAACAATTGAATCGTTTTTAGAGtattttgaagattttCTTTTGGAGCTTACTGCagaaattacaaatattgataatggTATCACCAGAGGAGGAGAAATTGATTTGGATgataaatacaattattaCGTGCCAtctttaattcaaattcaagAATACTATGACATGTCTAATTTTACTTGCTTGTTATTAGATATTCAACTAATTTTGCAAAGAGAAAGATTCACTGATAGTTTTGGAGTCGAAAGTTTATCAATAGAAAcaaattcaattcattcAGATCCGTCCACATTAACACCTTCTTTATCAGAAAATATTGctcattttgaaaatggtttatttgaaaatggtaaacatgaaaaatattcttcaCAGTTTAGAACTCATAGAAGACTGTCGTCATCAGAAATAACGGAAGTGTCATTATCTTCGCCAATTTCTCGTCTGGGTGAAAGCTCAATACTACAAAAAGAAATGCCAAGACTACTTAAGAACTTTTCaacaattgataaattgaatCACTTGGTCACTGAAACAGAATTGCCTGACAAAAATgtcaagaaaaatattgatcAATTGTTAATGTTAAACTCTGATATGTCAAGCATGAATAACTTTAAGAAAATGCAAAATTCTAGtttagaaaaaaatattattaaaaaccTAAATCtccaaaataatattttatcaaatatacATGGACTCAAAACTTATGAACcaacaaagaaataa